The following coding sequences are from one Streptomyces venezuelae window:
- a CDS encoding beta-glucosidase family protein yields the protein MSRSVSRRSALGLAGGAIAVAAAATAGVAVPSHAAARERQGPGAGPRVESLVGRLTLGEKISLLHGATDPEALGQAGYVPGVPRLGIPALRLADGPAGVRVAARATALPAPVMLAAAFDPALARRYGQVIGREGRALGQDVLLSPMVNLIRTPYAGRNFETFGEDPLLAADMVSAEIRGIQGEGLIATVKHFALNNQEKDRMSIDVRADERTMHETELRGFEAAVAARTGAVMGAYNKVNGTFACENRTLLSDILRERWGFEGWVMTDWSAQHSTAAALAAGLDMEMPDGTHFGAALKRAVRNGTVPEPHVDRSVRRILAVMERFGLLDGGAPRRPGRDPRAGARVALDVAKAGATLLRNAHGALPLRGRAARDIAVIGPTGRHPFVSGGGSAHVIPDRADSPLRAIRARAGRGADVTYALGEDLYGKEIPRHALGPGLDTEGQRVPAGKEWTYDGTLTPDEPDEWTLVIHYSGERPAVELDGVELYPKQPGVGEFFSGGLVSSAPDGLNVRRATLPLDPAGHRLRIRAKGGDGGQTFRLRRVTGATRAADVAAAVRAARGAHSVVLFAYEDATEGQDRTTVALPGHQEDLIRAVTAANPRTTVVLNTSSATSMPWLERTAAVLQMYYPGQEGAAATAAVLFGDCDPGGRLTQTFPVDDDHHPMAGNPPRYPGVDGVEEYSEGILVGHRWYDAEGVRPLFPFGHGLSYTTFDYRDLAVRTVGRGLDVTFTVRNTGKRDGITVPQVYVGPSPDLAMKQARRVLGGYERIALRAGQRRRVTVHVDRRTLSAWDAERHGWVLGTGRRAVHVGTSAGELILSAHTVIKGAGS from the coding sequence ATGTCCCGTTCCGTGTCCCGGCGGTCGGCCCTCGGGCTGGCCGGCGGTGCGATCGCCGTGGCCGCCGCGGCCACCGCCGGAGTGGCGGTGCCCTCGCACGCGGCCGCCCGGGAGAGACAGGGCCCGGGTGCGGGCCCCCGCGTCGAGTCCCTCGTCGGCAGGCTCACCCTCGGCGAGAAGATCTCCCTGCTGCACGGCGCCACCGACCCCGAGGCCCTCGGCCAGGCGGGTTACGTTCCCGGGGTGCCGAGGCTCGGCATCCCGGCACTGCGGCTCGCCGACGGGCCCGCGGGCGTCCGCGTCGCGGCCCGCGCCACCGCCCTGCCCGCCCCCGTCATGCTCGCCGCCGCCTTCGACCCCGCGCTCGCCCGGCGTTACGGGCAGGTCATCGGCCGCGAGGGACGCGCCCTCGGCCAGGACGTACTGCTGTCCCCGATGGTCAACCTCATCCGCACCCCGTACGCCGGACGCAACTTCGAGACCTTCGGCGAGGACCCGCTGCTCGCCGCCGACATGGTGTCCGCGGAGATCAGGGGCATCCAGGGCGAGGGGCTCATCGCCACCGTCAAGCACTTCGCCCTGAACAACCAGGAGAAGGACCGCATGTCCATCGACGTGCGGGCCGACGAGCGGACCATGCACGAGACGGAACTGCGCGGGTTCGAGGCGGCCGTCGCCGCACGCACCGGTGCCGTCATGGGTGCGTACAACAAGGTCAACGGCACCTTCGCCTGCGAGAACAGAACGCTGCTCAGCGACATCCTGCGCGAGCGCTGGGGCTTCGAGGGGTGGGTGATGACCGACTGGTCCGCCCAGCACAGCACCGCCGCGGCCCTCGCCGCCGGGCTCGACATGGAGATGCCCGACGGCACCCACTTCGGCGCCGCCCTGAAGAGGGCCGTCAGGAACGGCACCGTTCCCGAGCCGCACGTCGACCGCTCCGTCCGCCGCATCCTGGCGGTCATGGAACGGTTCGGGCTGCTCGACGGGGGTGCGCCGCGCCGCCCTGGCCGTGATCCGAGGGCGGGGGCACGGGTGGCCCTCGACGTCGCCAAGGCGGGCGCCACGCTGCTGCGCAACGCCCACGGAGCTCTGCCGCTGAGAGGGCGGGCCGCCCGCGACATCGCCGTCATCGGGCCCACCGGCCGCCACCCGTTCGTCAGCGGCGGCGGCAGCGCCCACGTGATCCCCGACCGGGCGGACAGCCCCCTGCGCGCCATCAGGGCACGGGCCGGACGCGGCGCCGACGTCACGTACGCGCTGGGCGAGGACCTCTACGGCAAGGAGATCCCGCGGCACGCACTCGGCCCCGGTCTCGACACCGAGGGGCAGCGGGTCCCCGCGGGCAAGGAGTGGACGTACGACGGGACACTGACCCCGGACGAGCCGGACGAGTGGACGCTCGTCATCCACTACTCGGGCGAGCGTCCCGCGGTGGAGCTCGACGGCGTCGAGCTGTATCCGAAGCAGCCGGGCGTCGGCGAGTTCTTCTCCGGCGGGCTTGTCTCCTCCGCGCCGGACGGGCTGAACGTCCGGCGCGCGACGCTGCCCCTCGACCCCGCCGGGCACCGGCTGCGGATCAGGGCCAAGGGCGGCGACGGCGGGCAGACGTTCCGGCTGCGCCGGGTCACCGGCGCCACGCGCGCGGCGGACGTCGCCGCGGCGGTCCGTGCGGCGCGCGGCGCGCACAGCGTCGTCCTCTTCGCGTACGAGGACGCGACCGAGGGCCAGGACCGCACGACCGTCGCCCTCCCCGGCCACCAGGAGGACCTGATCCGGGCGGTGACCGCGGCCAACCCCCGTACCACCGTGGTCCTCAACACGTCGTCGGCCACCTCGATGCCGTGGCTGGAGCGGACCGCCGCCGTGCTGCAGATGTACTACCCGGGGCAGGAGGGCGCGGCCGCCACCGCCGCCGTCCTGTTCGGCGACTGCGACCCCGGCGGCCGGCTCACCCAGACCTTCCCGGTGGACGACGACCACCACCCGATGGCGGGGAACCCGCCGCGCTACCCGGGAGTGGACGGCGTCGAGGAGTACTCGGAGGGCATCCTCGTCGGCCACCGCTGGTACGACGCCGAAGGGGTGCGGCCGCTCTTCCCCTTCGGCCACGGACTCTCGTACACCACCTTCGACTACCGGGACCTCGCGGTCCGCACGGTGGGCCGCGGCCTGGACGTGACCTTCACCGTGCGCAACACCGGGAAGCGGGACGGCATCACCGTCCCCCAGGTGTACGTCGGTCCTTCGCCCGACCTGGCCATGAAGCAGGCACGGCGGGTGCTCGGCGGCTACGAGCGGATCGCGCTGCGTGCCGGACAGCGGCGGCGCGTCACCGTGCACGTCGACCGCAGGACGCTGTCGGCCTGGGACGCCGAACGCCACGGCTGGGTGCTCGGGACCGGCCGGCGCGCCGTTCACGTGGGCACGTCGGCAGGCGAGCTGATTCTCTCCGCGCACACCGTCATCAAGGGAGCCGGTTCATGA
- a CDS encoding DUF4442 domain-containing protein produces MSADQMSIGEMLAATVPMARTLNLEFRETTPDRAVVALPDQSDYHNHVGGPHAGAMFTLGESASGAIVLAAFGAELSRAVPLAVSAEIAYKKLAMGPVTATATLGRPAADVIAELDAGERPEFPVAIEIRREDGAVTGEMTVVWTLRPNNPS; encoded by the coding sequence ATGAGCGCAGACCAGATGTCGATCGGCGAGATGCTCGCCGCCACGGTTCCGATGGCCAGGACCCTGAACCTCGAGTTCCGGGAGACCACACCGGACAGGGCCGTGGTGGCCCTGCCCGACCAGAGCGACTACCACAACCACGTCGGCGGACCCCACGCCGGCGCCATGTTCACGCTGGGCGAGTCCGCGAGCGGCGCGATCGTCCTCGCCGCGTTCGGCGCGGAGCTCTCGCGGGCGGTCCCGCTCGCCGTCAGCGCCGAGATCGCGTACAAGAAGCTGGCCATGGGTCCCGTGACGGCCACGGCCACCCTCGGCCGCCCGGCCGCCGACGTGATCGCCGAACTCGACGCGGGCGAGCGCCCCGAGTTCCCGGTCGCGATCGAGATCCGCCGCGAGGACGGCGCGGTCACCGGCGAGATGACGGTGGTGTGGACGCTGCGCCCCAACAACCCCAGCTGA
- a CDS encoding MFS transporter — MTTPAPAPRRKPSWAGRNYTLLTAAAIVTNLGSHGALIAAAFAVLDAGGDGGDVGLVAAARTLPLVLFLLIGGAIADRLPRHHVMVAANALNCVSQAAFAVLVLAGEPQLWQMMLLGGLGGVGQAFFGPAAEGMLMSSVSGEQVGRAFALYRMAMQGAGLGGAALGGLMVAAIGPGWVLAVDAAAFAVAGALRSFLDVSHIPERAPGEGLIADLRDGWREFTGRPWLWSIVAQFSVVVAVVGAAESVFGPLVARDELGGAGPWGLALGAFGAGTVCGAFLMMRWKPRRLLFAGTLCVFPLAAPSAALAVPLPVAGLATVMFVSGVAIEVFGVSWMTAMHQEIPEEKLSRVAAYDWFGSIAMVPLATALAGPAESAFGRTPSLWGCAALVVLVTAAVLFVPDVRNLTRRTTHVTSAGTPADPEPGRNPDPLAAAAEASPDGEGAVGRLG, encoded by the coding sequence GTGACGACTCCCGCCCCCGCGCCGCGCCGCAAGCCCTCCTGGGCCGGCCGCAACTACACACTGCTGACCGCCGCCGCGATCGTGACGAACCTCGGAAGCCACGGGGCGTTGATCGCGGCGGCGTTCGCGGTTCTCGACGCGGGCGGCGACGGCGGGGACGTCGGTCTCGTCGCCGCCGCGCGGACGCTGCCGCTGGTGCTGTTCCTGCTCATCGGCGGGGCGATCGCCGACCGGCTGCCGCGCCACCATGTGATGGTCGCCGCCAACGCCCTCAACTGCGTGTCGCAGGCCGCTTTCGCCGTGCTCGTCCTGGCGGGCGAGCCGCAGCTGTGGCAGATGATGCTGCTCGGCGGGCTCGGCGGCGTCGGCCAGGCCTTCTTCGGTCCCGCCGCCGAGGGCATGCTGATGTCATCGGTCAGCGGCGAGCAGGTGGGCCGCGCGTTCGCGCTGTACCGCATGGCGATGCAGGGGGCCGGGCTCGGCGGGGCCGCGCTCGGCGGCCTGATGGTCGCCGCGATCGGACCGGGCTGGGTGCTGGCCGTGGACGCGGCGGCGTTCGCGGTCGCGGGAGCCCTGCGGTCCTTCCTCGACGTGAGTCACATCCCGGAGCGCGCGCCGGGCGAGGGCCTCATCGCCGACCTGCGGGACGGCTGGCGCGAGTTCACGGGGCGGCCCTGGCTGTGGTCGATCGTGGCGCAGTTCTCGGTGGTGGTGGCGGTGGTCGGCGCCGCCGAGTCGGTGTTCGGGCCGCTGGTGGCACGGGACGAACTGGGCGGTGCGGGGCCGTGGGGTCTGGCGCTCGGCGCGTTCGGGGCGGGCACGGTGTGCGGGGCGTTCCTGATGATGCGATGGAAGCCGCGGCGTCTGCTCTTCGCGGGCACCCTCTGCGTCTTCCCGCTGGCCGCTCCTTCGGCGGCGCTCGCCGTGCCGCTGCCGGTCGCCGGTCTCGCGACGGTGATGTTCGTCAGCGGCGTCGCCATCGAGGTGTTCGGCGTCTCGTGGATGACCGCGATGCACCAGGAGATCCCGGAGGAGAAGCTGTCGCGCGTCGCCGCCTACGACTGGTTCGGCTCGATCGCGATGGTTCCCCTGGCCACGGCGCTCGCGGGTCCCGCGGAGTCCGCGTTCGGCAGGACCCCTTCGCTGTGGGGCTGTGCGGCGCTGGTGGTCCTGGTGACGGCGGCCGTCCTGTTCGTACCGGACGTACGCAACCTGACGCGGCGCACGACACACGTGACGTCGGCCGGGACCCCGGCGGACCCTGAACCGGGCCGGAATCCGGACCCGCTCGCCGCCGCGGCGGAGGCATCACCCGATGGAGAAGGCGCCGTCGGGCGGCTCGGGTGA
- a CDS encoding spermidine synthase, whose protein sequence is MPDIDRPHAWLLTVDGAPQSYVDLDDPTHLEFEYARRLAHVLDTAAEPGAPLDVTHLGGGALTLPRYLAATRPGSRQQVVEADRGLLRLVAERLPLDGASGVDVHGADAREWLDAAPDDSADIVIADVFGGSRVPAHLTTVTYARAADRVLRPGGHYTANLADGAPFAFLRSQLATFAEVFEEIALIAEPSVLRGRRFGNAVLIAAHHPVDVATLARRTAADVFPARVEHGDALRRFIGDARPVRDGEAVPSPEPPDGAFSIG, encoded by the coding sequence ATGCCCGACATCGACAGGCCGCACGCCTGGCTGCTCACGGTCGACGGCGCCCCGCAGTCGTACGTCGACCTGGACGACCCCACCCACCTGGAGTTCGAGTACGCGCGCCGCCTCGCCCACGTCCTCGACACCGCGGCCGAGCCCGGCGCCCCCCTCGACGTCACCCACCTCGGCGGCGGCGCCCTCACGCTGCCCCGCTACCTCGCCGCCACCCGCCCCGGCTCCCGGCAGCAGGTGGTCGAGGCCGACCGGGGGCTGCTCCGACTGGTCGCCGAGCGGCTGCCGTTGGACGGGGCGAGCGGGGTGGACGTGCACGGCGCCGACGCCAGGGAGTGGCTCGACGCGGCGCCGGACGACAGCGCCGACATCGTCATAGCCGATGTCTTCGGCGGCTCACGCGTGCCCGCACACCTCACCACGGTGACGTACGCGCGCGCCGCGGACCGGGTGCTGCGGCCGGGCGGGCACTACACCGCGAACCTCGCCGACGGTGCCCCGTTCGCCTTCCTCCGCTCCCAACTCGCCACGTTCGCCGAGGTATTCGAGGAGATCGCGCTGATCGCCGAGCCGTCGGTGCTGCGTGGACGCCGCTTCGGGAACGCCGTGCTGATCGCCGCGCACCACCCCGTCGACGTCGCGACACTGGCCCGCCGCACGGCCGCCGACGTCTTCCCCGCCCGGGTCGAGCACGGCGACGCGCTGCGCCGCTTCATCGGGGACGCGCGGCCGGTGCGGGACGGGGAAGCGGTCCCCTCACCCGAGCCGCCCGACGGCGCCTTCTCCATCGGGTGA